The following proteins are encoded in a genomic region of Phycodurus eques isolate BA_2022a chromosome 11, UOR_Pequ_1.1, whole genome shotgun sequence:
- the pwwp2b gene encoding PWWP domain-containing protein 2B, with translation MEAAAEELLAGSRLPVTIDQIVNDTLLVTLTYRDRSYTGILLDCNKKTGLFCLPDFTTKPVNFAVSKETCEIPEVQGEEQDSKSPSQASQRPKDENTLPESSIPTAPPLCPVPTPVPAGQMSYPPYFEGAPFPHPLWVRHSYSQWVPQPPPRPIKRKKRRTREPGRMTMSTIRLRPRQVLCEKCKNTLNSDEDSKDGLNNTKNSRKENTLHSDDDGGDKDAPNKLSKKNDVVSAKDNKRRENGTSIDSKRLRKDKRSEAEGDKFPGGDVIPHSPVIKISYSTPQGKGEVMKIPSRVHGSVKPFCPKQLAHNGLGDNGKISSNPTKEQRHILDARRSGLTVSIPKLKLTRPFTTVCQDLPSPNIRLRHPQRKHDESMVEYEAELVGDARRRSPRAPGPCLTHSEDSGEGKNSLELWSGSSGEEAERGHNDLTLLINFRKRKADSSSLSVCSSDSLDESKSFSSDGTSPELCDLAPGEDLSVTSSSIPSRDDCKTVPPLTVRLHTRSMTKCVTEEGHAVAVGDIVWGKIHGFPWWPARVLSISGTRKEETATCEAQWPQAKVAWFGSPTTSQLSVAKLSPFRELFRSRFNRKKKGMYRRAILEAAKAVGHMSPEITSLLSHCDT, from the coding sequence GACCGGGCTCTTCTGTTTACCAGATTTCACAACAAAACCAGTTAACTTCGCAGTATCTAAAGAAACTTGTGAAATACCAGAAGTTCAGGGTGAGGAGCAAGATTCCAAATCTCCCAGCCAGGCATCACAAAGACCAAAGGATGAAAATACTCTCCCCGAAAGCAGTATACCTACTGCGCCTCCACTTTGTCCAGTTCCCACACCAGTGCCAGCTGGGCAGATGTCCTACCCTCCTTATTTTGAAGGAGCCCCTTTCCCCCATCCTTTATGGGTACGCCATAGCTACAGCCAATGGGTACCACAACCCCCTCCCCGACCcataaagaggaagaagaggcggACACGAGAGCCCGGCCGCATGACGATGAGTACTATCCGTCTGCGGCCACGGCAGGTACTTTGTGAAAAGTGCAAAAACACCTTGAATAGTGATGAGGACAGCAAAGATGGCTTGAACAATACAAAGAACTCTAGAAAAGAGAATACACTACATAGTGACGATGATGGTGGTGATAAAGATGCACCTAATAAACTCTCGAAGAAAAATGATGTAGTTTCAGCCAAGGACAATAAGAGACGGGAAAATGGCACCAGCATTGACAGCAAGCGGCTCAGGAAAGACAAAAGAAGTGAAGCTGAAGGGGATAAGTTCCCTGGAGGTGATGTTATCCCCCACAGTCCAGTCATAAAAATTTCATACAGCACTCCACAAGGCAAGGGAGAGGTCATGAAGATTCCTTCGCGAGTCCACGGTTCAGTAAAACCATTCTGTCCCAAGCAGCTAGCGCATAATGGCTTGGGAGACAATGGCAAGATATCTTCTAATCCTACCAAGGAGCAAAGACACATTTTAGACGCTCGACGTTCTGGTCTCACAGTATCCATTCCCAAACTCAAACTGACAAGGCCGTTCACTACAGTGTGTCAGGATTTACCATCTCCAAATATCCGCTTGAGACACCCACAGAGAAAGCATGATGAGAGCATGGTTGAGTACGAGGCGGAACTTGTAGGAGATGCCAGAAGACGAAGTCCAAGGGCACCAGGACCCTGCCTCACCCACTCTGAGGACTCGGGGGAAGGCAAGAACTCTCTGGAGTTGTGGTCAGGGAGTTCTGGAGAGGAAGCAGAGCGCGGCCACAATGACCTAACCCTTCTCATCAATTTCCGTAAGCGAAAAGCAGATTCCTCTAGCCTGTCAGTTTGCAGCAGTGACAGCCTAGATGAGTCCAAGTCCTTCAGCTCTGATGGCACGTCACCAGAGCTCTGCGATTTGGCTCCTGGTGAAGACCTCTCCGTAACCTCATCTTCAATACCTTCACGGGACGATTGCAAGACAGTGCCCCCGCTCACTGTGCGGCTTCACACTCGCAGCATGACAAAATGTGTGACTGAAGAAGGTCACGCTGTGGCAGTGGGAGATATTGTGTGGGGAAAAATCCATGGCTTCCCCTGGTGGCCCGCACGTGTCCTCAGTATCAGCGGCACCCGCAAAGAGGAGACTGCCACATGCGAGGCCCAGTGGCCCCAGGCAAAGGTGGCATGGTTTGGTTCCCCTACCACATCCCAGCTCTCTGTTGCCAAACTTTCACCATTCAGAGAGCTCTTCAGGTCTCGTTTCAACCGCAAAAAGAAAGGGATGTACCGGAGAGCCATCTTGGAGGCAGCCAAAGCTGTTGGACACATGAGCCCAGAGATTACATCTCTACTTTCTCACTGCGACACATAG